One genomic segment of Tachyglossus aculeatus isolate mTacAcu1 chromosome 17, mTacAcu1.pri, whole genome shotgun sequence includes these proteins:
- the VTN gene encoding vitronectin — protein MPWARPAAGLLLALLFIGTLADEESCRDRCTEGFNANKKCQCDELCSYYQSCCTDYITTCKPHVTRGDAFALPEDEYIDYPDRSANTSNANATADLIEQETLLDPTAVPEEQEETTSSSNLLGTEVPTEETEVPCSGKPFDAFTDLKNGSLFAFRGKYCYELDEKSVLPGYPKLIRDVWGIEGPIDAAFTRINCQGKTYLFQGSQYWRFEDGVLDDGYPRNISDGFQNIPDDLDAALALPAHSYSGRERVYFFKGKKYWQYEFHTQPSREECEGSSPSAVFEHYALLQRDSWEDIFQLLFWDSRPGGASPPQYISQNWRGVPGRVDAAVAGRIYLSTRSSTRSTWAQKRKTRRNRKRYRLRNRSRSPGSARSLWMLSFLTDPESEEEEDDRFVPSGCQPIQSVYFFVGDKYYRVNLQTRRVDTVKPPYPRPIAPYWLGCLGSESL, from the exons ATGCCGTGGGCCCGGCCTGCAGCAGGCCTCCTGTTGGCCCTGCTGTTTATTGGGACGTTGGCTGATGAAG AGTCCTGCAGGGACCGCTGCACGGAAGGTTTTAACGCCAACAAGAAATGCCAGTGTGACGAGCTCTGTTCCTACTACCAGAGCTGCTGCACAGACTACATCACTACCTGCAAACCCCACG TGACCCGTGGAGATGCATTTGCTCTGCCTGAAGACGAGTACATAGACTACCCCGACCGGAGCGCTAATACTTCCAACGCCAACGCCACGGCCGACCTGATTGAGCAGGAAACCCTCCTGGACCCCACGGCGGTcccagaggagcaggaggagaccaCGAGCTCGAGCAATCTCCTGGGCACGGAGGTCCCGACTGAGGAGACGGAGGTGCCGTGCAGCGGGAAGCCCTTCGACGCCTTCACCGACCTGAAAAACGGCTCACTCTTTGCCTTCCGAG GGAAGTACTGCTACGAGCTGGATGAGAAAAGTGTGCTCCCCGGGTACCCCAAGCTGATCCGCGACGTGTGGGGGATCGAGGGGCCCATCGATGCCGCCTTCACCCGCATCAACTGCCAGGGGAAGACCTACCTCTTCCAG GGCAGCCAATACTGGCGCTTTGAGGACGGCGTTCTAGATGACGGCTACCCCCGGAACATCTCAGACGGTTTCCAGAACATTCCTGATGATCTGGATGCCGCTCTGGCCCTGCCTGCTCACAGCTACAGTGGCCGCGAGCGGGTTTACTTCTTCAAAG GGAAGAAGTACTGGCAGTATGAATTCCACACTCAGCCCAGCCGGGAAGAGTGTGAGGGCAGCTCCCCTTCGGCTGTGTTTGAACACTATGCCCTGCTGCAGCGGGACAGCTGGGAAGACATCTTCCAGCTCCTCTTCTGGGACAGCAGGCCTG GAGGGGCGAGCCCACCCCAGTACATCAGCCAAAACTGGCGGGGGGTGCCGGGCCGCGTGGACGCCGCCGTGGCCGGTCGCATCTACCTATCCACACGCTCGTCCACCCGCTCCACCTGGGCCCAGAAGCGCAAGACCCGACGCAACCGCAAACGCTACCGCCTCCGCAACCGTTCCCGCTCCCCCGGCTCCGCCCGCTCCCTGTGGATGTTGTCCTTCCTCACGGACCCCGAatcggaggaggaagaggatgatcgGTTTGTGCCCTCGGGGTGCCAGCCCATCCAGAGTGTCTACTTCTTCGTGGGAG ACAAATATTATCGGGTCAACCTGCAGACTCGGCGGGTGGACACAGTGAAACCGCCCTATCCACGGCCCATTGCCCCTTACTGGCTGGGCTGTCTGGGCTCCGAGAGCCTCTAG
- the POLDIP2 gene encoding polymerase delta-interacting protein 2, translating to MAGCVGRRAWSLGSRWWSRLLPGVPELRRLGAKGPSPCPLATKPTHRLLSSRNRPEGKVLETVGVFEVPKQSGKYETGQLFLHSVFGYRGVILFPWQARLYDRDVASAAPEKTENPAGHGSKEVKGKTHTYYQVLIDARDCPYISQRSQTEAVTFLANHDDSRALYAIPGLDYVSHEDILPYTSTDQVPIQHELFERFLLFDQAKAPPFVARDTLRAWQEKNHPWLELSDVHRETTENIRVTVIPFYMGMREAQNSHVYWWRYCIRLENLDSDVVQLRERHWRIFSLSGTLETVRGRGVVGREPVLSKEQPAFQYSSHVSLQASSGHMWGTFRFERPDGSHFDVRIPPFSLESNKDEKTPPSGLHW from the exons ATGGCGGGCTGCGTGGGCCGTCGGGCCTGGTCGTTGGGCAGCCGCTGGTGGTCACGGCTCCTCCCGGGCGTCCCGGAGCTGAGGCGCCTGGGAGCCAAGGGCCCGTCGCCCTGCCCCTTGGCCACCAAACCGACACACAGGCTTCTGTCGTCCAG AAACCGACCGGAGGGCAAGGTGCTGGAGACCGTCGGCGTGTTCGAGGTGCCAAAGCAGAGCGGGAAATATGAAACGGGTCAG ctcttccttcACAGCGTGTTCGGATACCGGGGCGTCATCCTGTTCCCTTGGCAAGCCAGGCTGTACGACCGGGACGTGGCGTCCGCGGCCCCGGAAAA AACGGAGAACCCAGCCGGCCACGGCTCCAAAGAGGTCAAAGGCAAAACCCACACGTACTACCAAGTGCTGATTGATGCCCGGGACTGTCCGTATATA TCTCAGAGGTCTCAGACGGAAGCGGTGACGTTTTTAGCCAACCACGATGACAGCCGGGCCCTCTACGCCATAccag GACTCGACTACGTCAGCCACGAGGACATCCTGCCGTACACCTCCACGGACCAGGTGCCCATCCAGCACGAGCTCTTTGAGCGGTTTCTCCTCTTCGACCAGGCGAAAG CACCCCCTTTTGTGGCCCGGGACACCCTACGAGCCTGGCAGGAGAAGAACCACCCGTGGCTGGAGCTGTCAGACGTACACCGAGAGACCACGGAGAACATCCGCGTGACCGTCATCCCCTTCTACATGGGCATGCGG GAAGCCCAGAATTCCCACGTCTATTGG TGGCGCTACTGTATCCGCCTGGAGAACCTGGACAGCGACGTGGTACAGCTCCGGGAACGCCACTGGAGGATCTTCAGCTTGTCCGGCACCCTGGAGACGgtccggggccggggggtggtggGCAGG GAGCCCGTGTTGTCCAAAGAGCAGCCGGCCTTCCAGTACAGCAGCCACGTCTCCCTGCAGGCCTCCAGCGGACACATGTG GGGCACGTTCCGCTTTGAGAGGCCCGACGGCTCCCATTTCGATGTCAGgatcccccccttctccctggaAAGCAATAAGGATGAGAAGACGCCGCCTTCCGGCCTTCACTGGTAA
- the TMEM199 gene encoding transmembrane protein 199 isoform X2, translated as MAGGGERGLGPLPPDLRDQLEAALAHRRDGPGALVPFSWLRKLHAHLREEGSPLYLHELLEGSEIYLPEVAKPPRNPELVARLERIKARLANEEYRRITQNVSCQGPRRTGTLVDLGRQVRSVKAVVVTIFNFIVTVAAAFTCTYLGSQYVFKEMAAMS; from the exons ATGGCGGGCGGCGGGGAGCGGGGGCTGGGCCCCCTGCCCCCGGACCTCAGGGACCAGCTGGAGGCCGCCCTCGCCCACCGCCGGGACGGGCCCGGGGCCCTCGTGCCGTTCAGTTGGCTCCGAAAACTGCACGCCCACCTACGGGAGGAAG GCTCCCCACTGTACCTTCACGAGCTCCTAGAAGGCAGCGAGATTTACCTCCCCGAAGTTGCGAAGCCCCCCCGG AATCCAGAGTTGGTGGCCCGGCTCGAACGGATCAAAGCGCGGCTCGCCAATGAGGAATATAGGCGGATTACCCAGAATGTCTCTTGCCAG GGCCCGAGACGGACCGGGACTCTGGTGGACCTCGGGAGGCAAg TGAGGTCGGTGAAAGCCGTGGTTGTCACCATCTTCAACTTCATCGTCACCGTGGCGGCCGCGTTTACTTGCACCTACCTGGGAAGCCAGTACGTCTTCAAAGAAATGGCGGCG atgagttaa
- the TMEM199 gene encoding transmembrane protein 199 isoform X1: protein MAGGGERGLGPLPPDLRDQLEAALAHRRDGPGALVPFSWLRKLHAHLREEGSPLYLHELLEGSEIYLPEVAKPPRNPELVARLERIKARLANEEYRRITQNVSCQGPRRTGTLVDLGRQVRSVKAVVVTIFNFIVTVAAAFTCTYLGSQYVFKEMAARVLSAVIVASVVGLAELYVMVRAMEGELGAL, encoded by the exons ATGGCGGGCGGCGGGGAGCGGGGGCTGGGCCCCCTGCCCCCGGACCTCAGGGACCAGCTGGAGGCCGCCCTCGCCCACCGCCGGGACGGGCCCGGGGCCCTCGTGCCGTTCAGTTGGCTCCGAAAACTGCACGCCCACCTACGGGAGGAAG GCTCCCCACTGTACCTTCACGAGCTCCTAGAAGGCAGCGAGATTTACCTCCCCGAAGTTGCGAAGCCCCCCCGG AATCCAGAGTTGGTGGCCCGGCTCGAACGGATCAAAGCGCGGCTCGCCAATGAGGAATATAGGCGGATTACCCAGAATGTCTCTTGCCAG GGCCCGAGACGGACCGGGACTCTGGTGGACCTCGGGAGGCAAg TGAGGTCGGTGAAAGCCGTGGTTGTCACCATCTTCAACTTCATCGTCACCGTGGCGGCCGCGTTTACTTGCACCTACCTGGGAAGCCAGTACGTCTTCAAAGAAATGGCGGCG agGGTGCTGTCTGCGGTGATCGTGGCTTCCGTGGTGGGCCTGGCCGAGCTGTACGTCATGGTGCGGGCTatggagggagagctgggagcGCTCTAG